Within Vicia villosa cultivar HV-30 ecotype Madison, WI linkage group LG1, Vvil1.0, whole genome shotgun sequence, the genomic segment GTCTATTCATGGATGCAGATAACAACATTGTCAAAAATAACTTGCGTAAAAATGGACCGGAACCCCAAAGATGTGCCTCTTTGATCGCCTCGACAAATTCTCGATCATCTTGTAGAAATCCCATAGCAAAGCATGCATCCCTAAAAGTTCTAAGTTGTTTACCATCAACTTTCTTGATGTCATTATAGCATAAAGGACCCTTTATGACAGTGAACATCAtccttaaataaaataattcacCGGTGCTTTGAGGAACCCAAATGAGTCGACCAATGGTATACCCTCGTTTCCTTGGTCTCCAAGTGCGACTTCTTTTATGATAAACAAATTTGGAAACAAAGTCACCGTAAGTTAGTAATCTTGCTTCCTCATAAGTTTTGTTTGCCTCAAACCAAGATGTAAACATTGACTCGGTTACACTTGGTTTGAGTAAAACATCACCAACTTGCTCGTAGTCTTTGTAGTACACGGAGTTTTCACCTTCCATATGAAAAAACAATCTTTCTACGGATGGCTTCCTTCCATGTATAGAATAAGAAAAGATCCTCCAACATGCTTCACTTGGGGAGATGTATCGACAATCCAAATATTGCTTGATTTCGTCAACGTTGTTTTTGTCTTGACCTTGGATGATTGCAAAAATACGATCAGAACCTTTGTTAATATATTTGAAAAGGTATTTGATGGAAGTACTTTGGTTGCACCATTCCATGTTGATGTGGGCTTCGTATTTCAACAACAAACTTGGATTGTGAGGAACCACATGACCACTATGAAAGATGATGCCGTTTTTTTCAATTGTGTGACCGTTGTTTCTTCTCCTATAAACTGGATAGCCCTCATGGTCCACTATAGTTGTA encodes:
- the LOC131654561 gene encoding uncharacterized protein LOC131654561 produces the protein MLESEKLEWLRKNQPKLRVSKYNSLEKEGDQSQAPGISIGKRVVLPSSFVGGRRFMDQLYYDGMAICSKVGFPDLFITFTCNPNCLEIQRVLGPLHLKPQDRPDVISRIFKIKFDQLLSDLTKKGVLGKVLAYMYTIEFQKRGLPHAHILIFLHPSNKYPGPEDIDKIISAEVPDPKTHPRLYNLVKSHMVHGPCGLKFQPTTIVDHEGYPVYRRRNNGHTIEKNGIIFHSGHVVPHNPSLLLKYEAHINMEWCNQSTSIKYLFKYINKGSDRIFAIIQACWRIFSYSIHGRKPSVERLFFHMEGENSVYYKDYEQVGDVLLKPSVTESMFTSWFEANKTYEEARLLTYGDFVSKFVYHKRSRTWRPRKRGYTIGRLIWVPQSTGELFYLRMMFTVIKGPLCYNDIKKVDGKQLRTFRDACFAMGFLQDDREFVEAIKEAHLWGSGPFLRKLFLTMLLSASMNRPEHVWRKTWMYLLDGILYDQRLFTGNQGILGLD